From the Patescibacteria group bacterium genome, one window contains:
- a CDS encoding ABC-2 family transporter protein, whose translation MLQLVDMGKYLVAFRLALARELMYRANFVFGRLRALVLYIALLFVFHMFGRESIIYSQEELSTYIVLAGSMYMMLFVYSMDMVASEIVDGDLINFLLRPINYLAYWFWKIGAMRVLNILAAIVSLVLVVAATRSSFFFQTHIFSLMQFAVLLIGALSIITLIDFIAGSLSFWTYRSHGPRWLSMIGIQFLSGAYAPLDLFPGWLQQIYGATPFPSIVFVPITAYLGRMNGYEFLAALLVQGVWIGVLGVVLAVVWKKGIRSYEAVGR comes from the coding sequence ATGCTTCAATTGGTAGATATGGGAAAGTATCTAGTAGCATTCAGATTAGCGCTTGCACGTGAACTTATGTATCGCGCAAATTTTGTATTTGGCAGGCTTCGAGCACTTGTTTTGTATATCGCTCTTTTGTTTGTTTTTCATATGTTTGGCCGTGAGTCGATCATATATTCGCAAGAAGAGCTAAGTACGTATATTGTCCTTGCCGGATCCATGTATATGATGCTGTTTGTATATAGTATGGATATGGTCGCTTCCGAAATCGTAGACGGCGATCTTATTAACTTTCTTTTACGTCCCATTAATTATCTTGCCTACTGGTTTTGGAAGATTGGGGCTATGCGAGTTCTTAATATACTGGCAGCCATCGTAAGCCTAGTACTTGTTGTTGCTGCAACACGCTCCTCGTTCTTTTTTCAAACACATATCTTTTCATTAATGCAGTTTGCCGTTCTTCTTATTGGTGCGCTTTCTATTATTACGCTTATAGATTTTATTGCAGGGAGTTTGTCGTTTTGGACCTATCGTTCACATGGGCCGCGGTGGCTTTCTATGATTGGCATTCAATTTCTATCTGGAGCATATGCGCCACTCGATCTCTTTCCCGGTTGGCTCCAGCAGATCTATGGAGCAACACCCTTCCCTTCAATTGTGTTTGTTCCCATTACGGCATATTTAGGACGAATGAATGGGTATGAGTTTCTTGCAGCGCTTCTAGTACAGGGGGTATGGATAGGGGTGCTTGGAGTGGTTTTAGCGGTAGTATGGAAAAAAGGCATTCGATCATATGAGGCTGTAGGGAGGTAG
- a CDS encoding sugar phosphate nucleotidyltransferase gives MKQSIKGVVLSGGHATRLGEITRITNKHLLPIADYPMIYYPLKALEQAAIKEVCIISGKEHAEQFIALLGDGRVTDRCGKQVFDLDLTYRMQARPGGISEAISLARNFTHGDKLVVFLGDNIIEGNIIPYVQKFSHQLRGARILLRQVEIPNAYGVPSFDDDKNIIAIEEKPTAPKSNYAVIGVYMFDWQVFEFIDSIKPSARGELEVTDLLNQYIKNSRLEYDILEGWWRDAGQSPKELSEISQLIYQTGVNKLSL, from the coding sequence ATGAAACAATCAATAAAAGGCGTTGTTCTTTCCGGAGGACATGCAACGCGACTTGGGGAAATCACGCGTATCACCAATAAACACCTGTTGCCGATTGCTGATTATCCAATGATCTACTACCCCCTTAAAGCGCTCGAACAAGCGGCCATAAAAGAAGTATGCATCATCTCAGGCAAGGAGCACGCCGAACAATTCATTGCCCTTCTGGGGGATGGCAGAGTCACTGATCGCTGTGGAAAACAAGTGTTTGATCTTGATCTCACCTATCGCATGCAGGCCCGCCCTGGTGGAATTTCTGAGGCGATTTCTCTGGCACGCAACTTTACCCACGGAGACAAACTTGTCGTTTTTTTGGGAGATAATATTATTGAAGGGAATATTATTCCCTATGTCCAGAAATTTTCCCATCAGCTCCGTGGAGCACGCATTTTACTGCGACAAGTAGAAATACCAAACGCGTACGGCGTGCCATCATTTGATGATGACAAAAATATCATCGCGATCGAAGAAAAACCAACTGCACCAAAATCGAATTATGCCGTCATTGGCGTTTATATGTTTGACTGGCAAGTGTTTGAGTTTATCGATTCTATCAAGCCGTCTGCGCGCGGGGAACTTGAAGTTACCGACCTTCTTAATCAGTACATCAAAAATTCTCGCCTCGAATATGATATTTTGGAAGGATGGTGGCGTGATGCCGGACAATCGCCAAAGGAGTTGTCAGAAATCAGCCAGCTTATTTATCAAACAGGGGTAAACAAACTAAGCCTCTAG
- a CDS encoding ZIP family metal transporter has product MEHAINLILLGLVGGAFSLIGGLILILCGSRITTHVMTPLIAFASGAFLGVAFLDLLPEAIESLEDPHGVFVAFLIGISAFFALERFLMKYIRHHEAHSESHADHTESLPLLIIIGDSLHNFLDGIVIVFAYIANPAIGFTTALAVAAHEVPQEIGDFAILLDRGWSKIKVIAVNFFSSLMTLVGIGVGLLAASWFEYGLPYLLAGVAGIFTYISLSDLVPELHHRAKHHSFFRVVLSFLVGLILVGAIVTNMHE; this is encoded by the coding sequence ATGGAACATGCAATAAATCTTATCTTATTAGGACTTGTCGGCGGAGCCTTTTCTCTGATTGGCGGGCTTATACTTATTCTCTGTGGATCACGAATCACAACACATGTCATGACACCGCTCATTGCTTTTGCATCCGGTGCATTTCTTGGTGTTGCTTTTCTTGATTTATTACCAGAAGCAATTGAATCACTTGAAGACCCTCATGGAGTATTTGTGGCATTTCTTATCGGGATTTCTGCCTTCTTTGCGCTCGAACGATTTTTGATGAAGTATATCCGACACCATGAAGCTCATAGCGAGAGCCATGCCGACCACACTGAATCATTACCACTTCTCATTATTATCGGGGACAGTCTCCATAATTTTCTCGACGGAATTGTGATCGTCTTTGCCTACATTGCTAATCCTGCAATCGGATTTACCACCGCTTTAGCGGTTGCAGCACATGAGGTGCCACAAGAGATAGGAGATTTTGCCATTCTCCTCGACCGGGGGTGGTCGAAGATAAAAGTAATTGCTGTAAACTTTTTTTCTTCACTCATGACGTTAGTAGGTATCGGTGTTGGGCTGTTAGCTGCGTCGTGGTTTGAGTATGGCTTGCCATATCTACTCGCCGGAGTTGCGGGCATTTTCACTTATATTTCACTTTCCGACCTTGTGCCGGAATTACACCATCGCGCAAAACACCATTCTTTTTTTCGTGTTGTCTTATCGTTTCTTGTCGGACTTATTCTTGTTGGGGCTATAGTCACTAATATGCATGAGTAA